A genomic segment from Syntrophotalea acetylenivorans encodes:
- the purD gene encoding phosphoribosylamine--glycine ligase has protein sequence MNVLVIGGGGREHALVWKISQSPLVEKIFCAPGNAGIAELAQCVDFKVDDIEGLLAFAQEQQIGLTVVGPELPLTLGLVDRFREAGLTVFGADKKAAQIEGSKSFSKDLMAKYGVPTAAYGTFTDPEQAKDFIREQGAPIVVKADGLAAGKGVIVAQTEAEAIAAVEDILCEGAFGAAGSRVVIEEFLEGEEASFLAFTDGENIVSLASSQDHKPALDGDTGPNTGGMGAYSPAPVVTDAIHQQILEKVLKPTIAGMAAEGCDYSSIIYAGLMIKDGELKVLEFNARFGDPETQPLLARLKSDIVPVLLACAKGDLSGIELEWHDKAAVCVVMAAGGYPGAYEKGQVIEGLEAAAAIDDLTVFHAGTVEKDGKVVTAGGRVLGVTGLGSTVAEAIETAYKGVKAISWPEVHYRSDIGRKALNR, from the coding sequence GGTAATTGGCGGCGGCGGGAGAGAGCACGCCCTGGTCTGGAAAATTTCCCAGTCCCCCCTGGTGGAAAAGATCTTTTGCGCACCGGGTAATGCCGGCATCGCCGAGTTGGCCCAATGCGTCGATTTCAAGGTTGATGATATCGAGGGCCTGCTGGCCTTCGCTCAAGAGCAGCAGATCGGCCTGACCGTGGTCGGACCGGAACTGCCCCTGACCCTGGGTCTTGTCGATCGCTTTCGCGAGGCCGGCCTGACCGTCTTCGGAGCCGATAAAAAAGCGGCTCAGATCGAGGGCAGTAAAAGCTTCTCCAAGGATCTGATGGCCAAATATGGTGTACCGACGGCCGCCTACGGTACCTTTACCGATCCCGAGCAGGCGAAAGACTTTATCCGTGAGCAGGGCGCTCCCATCGTGGTCAAGGCTGATGGCCTGGCCGCCGGAAAGGGTGTTATCGTGGCCCAAACCGAGGCGGAGGCTATCGCTGCGGTAGAGGATATCCTCTGTGAAGGAGCCTTTGGTGCCGCTGGCAGCCGCGTGGTTATCGAGGAATTCCTGGAAGGGGAGGAGGCTTCATTCCTGGCCTTTACCGACGGCGAGAATATCGTGTCGCTGGCTTCTTCCCAAGACCACAAGCCGGCCCTGGACGGTGACACCGGTCCCAATACCGGTGGCATGGGTGCCTATTCTCCGGCGCCGGTGGTCACCGATGCGATTCATCAGCAGATTCTCGAAAAAGTGCTGAAGCCGACCATTGCCGGCATGGCCGCCGAAGGTTGCGATTATAGCAGCATTATCTACGCCGGCTTGATGATCAAGGACGGCGAACTCAAGGTTTTGGAATTCAACGCCCGCTTCGGCGATCCCGAGACTCAGCCTCTGTTGGCTCGCCTCAAGTCGGACATTGTGCCGGTTTTGTTGGCTTGTGCCAAAGGCGACCTGTCCGGTATCGAATTGGAGTGGCACGACAAGGCCGCAGTATGCGTAGTTATGGCGGCAGGTGGTTATCCCGGTGCCTACGAGAAGGGCCAGGTCATCGAAGGCCTCGAAGCCGCGGCGGCCATCGACGATCTTACCGTGTTTCACGCCGGCACCGTTGAAAAGGACGGGAAGGTGGTGACCGCCGGTGGTCGTGTGCTGGGTGTGACCGGGCTGGGCTCTACCGTGGCCGAGGCCATCGAAACAGCCTATAAGGGTGTCAAGGCCATTAGTTGGCCCGAGGTTCATTACCGCAGCGATATCGGTCGCAAGGCGTTGAATCGGTAG
- the purE gene encoding 5-(carboxyamino)imidazole ribonucleotide mutase, producing the protein MSDKPLVGILMGSDSDYEIMAEAARALKSFGIPYEMQVSSAHRSPARTAGYARQARERGIRALIIGAGAAAHLAGVVSAETTLPVIGVPIDSSALKGLDALLATVQMPAGIPVATMAIGKAGARNAGIFAAQLLGASDEQMAAKLADFKADMAEKVAVKSDALQERLAADGL; encoded by the coding sequence ATGAGTGACAAGCCACTGGTCGGTATCCTGATGGGTAGCGACAGCGACTACGAAATTATGGCAGAGGCAGCCCGGGCTCTGAAGAGCTTCGGTATCCCCTATGAAATGCAGGTTTCCAGCGCCCACCGCTCGCCGGCGCGCACTGCCGGTTATGCCCGCCAGGCCCGCGAGCGCGGCATCCGCGCCCTGATCATCGGTGCCGGCGCCGCCGCCCACCTGGCCGGGGTGGTCTCCGCCGAAACGACCCTGCCGGTGATTGGCGTGCCCATCGATTCCTCGGCACTTAAGGGTCTCGACGCACTGCTGGCCACAGTACAGATGCCTGCCGGAATTCCGGTAGCGACCATGGCCATCGGCAAGGCCGGCGCCCGTAATGCCGGCATCTTTGCCGCCCAACTGCTGGGGGCCAGCGACGAACAAATGGCTGCCAAACTGGCCGACTTCAAAGCCGACATGGCGGAGAAGGTGGCTGTCAAGTCCGACGCCTTGCAGGAACGTCTGGCCGCCGACGGCCTATAG
- the resB gene encoding cytochrome c biogenesis protein ResB, protein MPGKPRRSSSLWTFLCSLKLTVATLLLLAATSVLGTVIPQKLSSLQYQQHYGEKAQLLQALQLDDMYHSVWFMALLGLFVLNLVACSLRRLPAVWRTVTRPPLVADSALLRSLSHKTTLRVAFSVEETAKRLEPLVRQRFAGPRQTAGSEQEVCLFAERRRYARFGAYVTHLAILFIILGALIGNWYGFDSFVPVGEGETVTQLPASEGQAPIELGFGLRCDDFSVSYYEGSARPREYRSLLTVLENGQEVPGYTAVPVVVNRPLQYRGLTFYQSSYGLAEMPLFHLQVRMPDGTELQLAGRPGQQMSLADGGFLRVVDYTPAFRDLGGAALVEVLTAEGNSLPVIAAMQEVPEDMNHRSPYDLQLLRVEERYYTGLQVARDPGVPLVWLGCLLLVLGSLSAFSLAHQRLWLTIRPTAAGCEVQVAGSSHRNQPAFAGTFERLCEELATELEATNNSAKEGRS, encoded by the coding sequence ATGCCCGGTAAACCGCGTCGATCTTCATCCCTGTGGACCTTTCTCTGCTCTCTTAAGTTGACCGTCGCCACTTTGCTGCTGCTGGCAGCAACCTCCGTTCTCGGTACGGTCATCCCGCAGAAGCTTTCCTCTCTCCAATACCAACAACATTACGGCGAAAAAGCACAGCTGCTCCAGGCTCTGCAACTGGACGATATGTACCATTCCGTCTGGTTTATGGCGTTACTCGGCTTGTTTGTTCTTAATCTGGTTGCCTGCTCTCTGCGGCGCCTGCCGGCCGTCTGGCGTACCGTTACCCGGCCGCCATTAGTGGCCGATAGCGCTCTGCTCCGTTCGCTATCTCATAAGACGACCCTGCGGGTTGCCTTTTCTGTGGAAGAGACTGCAAAAAGACTTGAGCCGTTGGTGAGACAGCGATTTGCCGGACCCCGGCAGACCGCGGGGTCGGAACAAGAGGTCTGTCTGTTTGCCGAGCGGCGCCGCTACGCCCGTTTCGGGGCCTATGTCACCCACTTGGCGATTCTGTTCATTATTCTGGGCGCTCTGATCGGGAACTGGTACGGTTTCGATTCCTTTGTACCCGTGGGCGAAGGGGAGACGGTCACCCAGCTGCCGGCCAGTGAAGGACAAGCGCCGATCGAGCTTGGATTCGGTCTGCGTTGCGACGATTTTTCGGTGAGCTACTATGAGGGCAGTGCACGGCCGCGGGAATATCGCAGTCTGCTGACGGTCCTTGAAAATGGGCAGGAGGTGCCCGGTTACACCGCGGTTCCGGTGGTGGTTAACCGGCCATTGCAGTACCGCGGCTTGACCTTTTATCAGTCGAGCTACGGGCTTGCGGAGATGCCTCTGTTTCACCTGCAGGTGCGCATGCCGGATGGTACCGAGTTGCAGTTGGCAGGTCGGCCGGGCCAGCAGATGTCCCTTGCCGATGGCGGATTCCTGCGGGTGGTGGATTATACCCCGGCCTTTCGCGATCTGGGAGGGGCGGCGTTGGTCGAGGTGCTTACCGCCGAAGGCAACAGTCTGCCGGTTATTGCCGCTATGCAGGAGGTGCCGGAGGACATGAATCACCGCTCTCCCTATGACTTGCAATTGCTGCGGGTGGAGGAACGCTACTACACAGGCCTTCAGGTAGCTCGGGACCCCGGGGTGCCTCTGGTCTGGCTCGGCTGCTTGCTGCTGGTGCTCGGTTCTTTGAGTGCTTTTAGTCTGGCTCACCAGCGTCTGTGGCTGACAATTCGACCGACGGCCGCTGGTTGTGAGGTGCAGGTAGCGGGCAGCAGTCATCGCAACCAACCGGCTTTTGCCGGCACCTTTGAGCGGTTGTGCGAGGAACTGGCGACGGAGCTTGAAGCAACTAACAATTCGGCGAAGGAGGGTCGGTCATGA
- the ccsB gene encoding c-type cytochrome biogenesis protein CcsB, translated as MNSAQLFNLTTAVYFVAMVMLAVVMVLRNRRLGILAVATVWCGFFAHSAAIGLRWIESYRLPGAIGHAPLSNLYESVVFFAWSIVLIYLLIDLRLRQRAVGVFVVPFALLAMCWAQLWGNDAIEPLVPALQSNWLTYHVVTCFLGYAAFAVGCAVSIMYLFKSASAAPKADKADDLLPSLEVLDALNYKAIMIGFPFLTLGIVTGAAWANYAWGTYWSWDPKETWSLIVWFIYAAFLHARLTRGWSGRRAAWLSILGFAATLFCYLGVNLIPAIGGLHSYGGG; from the coding sequence ATGAACAGTGCACAACTCTTCAATCTGACCACGGCTGTCTACTTTGTTGCCATGGTCATGCTGGCCGTGGTTATGGTACTGCGCAACCGGCGTCTTGGCATTTTGGCCGTGGCGACGGTCTGGTGCGGTTTCTTTGCCCACAGCGCCGCTATCGGATTGCGTTGGATCGAATCCTACCGTTTGCCCGGTGCCATCGGCCATGCGCCCCTCAGCAATCTCTATGAATCGGTGGTTTTTTTCGCCTGGTCTATAGTGCTTATCTATCTGCTCATCGATTTACGGCTTCGGCAGCGGGCCGTGGGTGTTTTTGTGGTGCCCTTTGCCCTGTTGGCCATGTGCTGGGCCCAGCTGTGGGGCAACGATGCCATTGAACCGCTGGTGCCGGCCTTGCAAAGCAACTGGTTGACCTATCATGTGGTGACCTGCTTTCTCGGCTATGCCGCCTTTGCCGTGGGTTGCGCGGTCTCGATCATGTACTTGTTTAAGAGTGCTTCTGCGGCGCCTAAAGCTGATAAGGCTGACGATCTGTTGCCGAGCCTGGAGGTGCTTGATGCTCTCAACTACAAGGCGATCATGATCGGCTTTCCCTTTTTGACGCTGGGTATCGTCACTGGCGCAGCTTGGGCCAATTACGCCTGGGGTACCTACTGGAGTTGGGACCCGAAGGAAACCTGGAGCCTGATCGTCTGGTTTATTTATGCGGCGTTTTTGCACGCTCGTCTTACTCGTGGTTGGAGTGGTCGTCGGGCCGCCTGGCTGTCGATCCTCGGTTTTGCAGCCACCCTGTTCTGTTATCTGGGGGTCAATCTCATTCCGGCTATCGGCGGGTTGCACTCCTACGGCGGCGGCTGA
- a CDS encoding tRNA1(Val) (adenine(37)-N6)-methyltransferase: protein MPADSLDQGSFELKEGETLDDLRLGGLKIIQRQDGYRFSLDPVLLCAFARVATDETVVDLGSGSGIIPLLLARRSETRNIVGVERQSAMVARSRRSVKLNGLENRITIREGDLRQVRNLLDAESAQVVVANPPFRKADSGRLSPQSERAQARHEMAGDLADFVAAAAYLLGTGGRCYLVYLAERLAELLALLRQAGLEPKRLRCIHSRIGEAARMVLVESRRGGRGGMTIEAPLYVYDGEAYSAEVLSCYGEACVKGN from the coding sequence ATGCCTGCAGATTCTCTGGACCAAGGTTCATTCGAATTGAAGGAGGGAGAAACCCTTGACGATCTGCGTCTTGGCGGATTGAAGATCATTCAACGTCAGGACGGCTATCGTTTCTCCCTCGATCCGGTGCTGCTCTGTGCTTTTGCCCGGGTTGCCACCGATGAAACAGTGGTCGACCTGGGCAGCGGCAGCGGTATTATCCCTCTGTTGTTGGCCAGGCGAAGCGAGACCCGGAACATTGTCGGTGTTGAACGGCAATCGGCTATGGTCGCCCGTTCCCGGCGCAGCGTGAAACTCAATGGATTGGAAAACCGTATCACGATTCGGGAAGGGGACTTACGGCAGGTTCGCAACTTGCTGGACGCCGAAAGCGCCCAGGTGGTGGTAGCCAATCCACCCTTTCGCAAGGCGGATAGCGGCCGGTTATCGCCACAATCGGAAAGGGCTCAGGCCCGTCACGAAATGGCCGGTGATTTAGCAGACTTTGTCGCCGCAGCCGCTTATCTGCTTGGTACCGGCGGTCGCTGCTATCTGGTCTATCTGGCCGAGAGATTGGCTGAGTTGCTTGCACTGCTGCGACAGGCCGGACTGGAGCCGAAGCGATTGCGCTGCATCCATTCCCGCATCGGAGAGGCCGCCCGCATGGTATTGGTGGAAAGTCGCAGGGGCGGCAGGGGCGGTATGACGATAGAGGCGCCGTTGTACGTCTATGATGGAGAAGCCTATAGCGCCGAGGTGTTGAGCTGTTACGGAGAGGCTTGCGTGAAGGGCAATTAG
- a CDS encoding DUF721 domain-containing protein has product MSRSNRSRNIDGVGAVIGKLFQQRGMEDKMRRYRAWQLWDKVVGPQIAARARPSRMRDNTLEVWVDHAVWMQQLQLMKPKILARLNTALGEDLIQDIYLRRGRPRKDNAPVAVKAPVLRWQKTQLSAGEEEQISRAVASLSDEGLRQGLQRLFRRQAQVNKARKESQNSSSEGGTENKA; this is encoded by the coding sequence ATGAGCAGATCTAATCGCAGCCGCAACATCGATGGCGTCGGTGCCGTAATCGGCAAGTTGTTTCAACAACGGGGCATGGAAGACAAAATGCGCCGTTACCGTGCCTGGCAACTCTGGGACAAAGTGGTCGGTCCGCAAATCGCCGCTCGCGCCCGCCCCTCCAGAATGCGTGACAACACTCTGGAAGTATGGGTTGATCACGCTGTCTGGATGCAGCAACTCCAATTGATGAAACCGAAAATCCTCGCCCGGCTTAATACCGCCCTTGGCGAGGATTTGATTCAGGACATCTACCTGCGGCGCGGCCGTCCCCGCAAAGACAATGCCCCCGTTGCCGTCAAGGCACCTGTATTGCGCTGGCAGAAAACCCAACTTTCCGCCGGTGAAGAGGAGCAGATCTCCCGGGCGGTTGCGTCCTTATCCGACGAAGGACTGCGCCAAGGGTTACAACGTTTGTTTCGCCGCCAGGCTCAGGTAAACAAAGCCCGCAAAGAATCACAAAACAGCTCTTCTGAAGGCGGCACGGAAAACAAGGCCTGA
- the ffh gene encoding signal recognition particle protein has translation MFDNLSEKLDSVFKKLRGHGVLSEDNIKQTMREVRLALLEADVNFRVVKEFVATVRERAVGQEVLKSLNPAQQVIKVVRDELGRLMGEGEENSLDLAARPPVAIMLCGLQGAGKTTSCAKLALQLRRQKRNPLLVPADIYRPAAIDQLKTLGKQLDIAVFDSQPDRDPVLICEEAQRYAELNGYDTLILDTAGRLHIDEQLMAELVRIKDSLQPREILLVADAMTGQDAVNVAETFNAQLEISGVILTKLDGDARGGAALSIRAVTGKPIKLVGMGEKLDALEVFHPDRMAQRILGMGDVLSLIEKAEAAMDQEDAQRMEQQLRQDGFTLETFRDQMQTIKKMGNLESILKMIPGAGKAMKQMGNMQLPDKEMKKIEAIINSMTPRERRDQKILNGSRRLRIAKGSGTTVQDVNQLMKRFGEAQKMMKKLQKMGPKGMKNLMGRGGGLPF, from the coding sequence ATGTTCGACAATCTTTCTGAAAAACTCGATTCAGTTTTTAAAAAACTGCGTGGTCACGGGGTCCTTTCCGAGGATAACATCAAGCAGACAATGCGCGAGGTGCGCCTGGCGTTGCTTGAGGCTGATGTTAACTTTCGAGTGGTCAAAGAGTTTGTCGCCACGGTACGCGAACGGGCCGTCGGTCAGGAGGTTCTCAAGAGTCTCAACCCGGCTCAGCAGGTTATCAAGGTTGTAAGGGACGAACTTGGCCGATTGATGGGCGAAGGTGAGGAAAACAGCCTCGATCTGGCAGCCCGTCCTCCGGTGGCAATCATGTTGTGCGGCCTGCAGGGTGCTGGCAAGACCACTTCCTGCGCCAAACTGGCCCTGCAGTTGCGACGCCAAAAGCGTAACCCGCTGTTGGTGCCGGCCGATATTTACCGTCCGGCAGCTATTGATCAGCTCAAAACGTTGGGCAAGCAACTTGATATTGCGGTATTTGATAGCCAGCCCGACCGCGACCCGGTGTTGATTTGTGAAGAAGCGCAGCGCTATGCCGAGCTCAACGGCTACGATACTCTGATCCTCGATACCGCCGGGCGTCTGCATATCGACGAACAGTTGATGGCCGAACTGGTGCGGATCAAGGACTCGTTGCAGCCCCGCGAAATTTTGTTGGTGGCGGATGCCATGACCGGCCAGGATGCGGTCAATGTAGCCGAGACTTTCAATGCGCAGCTGGAAATCAGCGGCGTGATTTTGACCAAGCTTGACGGCGATGCCCGTGGTGGTGCCGCCTTGTCAATACGTGCAGTAACCGGCAAGCCGATCAAGCTGGTCGGTATGGGGGAAAAGCTCGATGCTCTCGAGGTTTTCCATCCGGATCGTATGGCCCAGCGCATTCTTGGTATGGGCGATGTGCTGTCCCTGATCGAAAAGGCCGAAGCGGCCATGGATCAGGAAGATGCTCAGCGCATGGAGCAGCAACTGCGTCAGGACGGTTTCACTTTGGAAACCTTCCGCGACCAGATGCAGACCATCAAGAAGATGGGTAACCTCGAATCGATCCTCAAGATGATTCCAGGAGCTGGCAAGGCCATGAAACAGATGGGCAATATGCAGCTTCCGGATAAGGAAATGAAGAAGATCGAGGCCATCATTAATTCCATGACTCCCCGTGAGCGACGCGATCAGAAGATTCTCAACGGCTCGCGGCGCTTGCGTATCGCCAAGGGGAGCGGCACGACGGTGCAGGATGTTAATCAGTTGATGAAGCGCTTCGGTGAAGCGCAGAAAATGATGAAAAAGTTGCAAAAAATGGGTCCCAAGGGTATGAAAAACCTCATGGGGCGCGGAGGCGGCCTGCCTTTTTAA
- the rpsP gene encoding 30S ribosomal protein S16 — translation MATKIRLARGGAKKKPFYQVVVADERFPRDGRFIENLGQYDPRQNPVMVNIDEDRVMEWLKKGAQPTDTVRRLLRDKGLWAKFKQA, via the coding sequence ATGGCAACAAAAATCAGACTAGCCCGTGGCGGCGCCAAGAAGAAGCCTTTTTATCAGGTGGTGGTAGCCGACGAGCGTTTCCCGCGTGACGGCCGTTTTATTGAAAACCTCGGGCAGTATGACCCGCGCCAGAACCCGGTAATGGTCAACATCGACGAAGACCGGGTGATGGAATGGCTGAAGAAAGGTGCTCAGCCTACCGACACCGTGCGGCGGTTGCTGCGCGACAAGGGCCTTTGGGCCAAGTTCAAGCAGGCTTAA
- a CDS encoding KH domain-containing protein — protein MKELIEFIARSLVENPDAVTVTEEEGGDGSILLQLVAAPEDMGRIIGKQGRTAKAMRTLLNAKATREDKRASLQILE, from the coding sequence ATGAAAGAGCTCATCGAATTCATCGCCAGATCTCTTGTCGAAAACCCGGATGCGGTCACCGTCACGGAAGAAGAGGGCGGGGATGGCAGTATCCTTCTTCAGCTGGTTGCGGCGCCTGAGGATATGGGCCGCATTATCGGCAAGCAGGGACGCACGGCCAAGGCCATGCGCACCCTGCTGAATGCCAAGGCCACGCGGGAAGACAAGCGGGCCAGTTTGCAGATTTTGGAGTAA